Proteins from one Sabethes cyaneus chromosome 2, idSabCyanKW18_F2, whole genome shotgun sequence genomic window:
- the LOC128734823 gene encoding Na(+)/H(+) exchange regulatory cofactor NHE-RF1, which yields MSHKTSSASNGSGGSGTKYEARLCHVIKRPDFDGYGFNLHAEKGRPGQYIGKVDDGSPAEAAGLRQGDRIIEVNGTNITNETHKKVVELIKGIPNETRLLVIDPRADANELKAAAAAARSKNGGVDVNDNSKQMEKMANRKDSLNEKPTADSNQNKHDVNGSSGANEDANNKKNASANNNVDTSANKMMMTNGDTKKQSVEKIIEDTKALSMATTKAAAAAETNGKSMASTNGSNGSSDGSAVANSTVTKDGPKLNLNMTAAELRAQLAARKKYDPKNDVCDLRKKYEIIQKM from the coding sequence atgtcCCACAAGACCAGTTCGGCCTCTAATGGCAGCGGCGGCAGCGGCACCAAATACGAAGCCCGTCTCTGTCATGTCATTAAACGACCCGACTTCGACGGGTATGGATTCAATCTGCATGCGGAGAAGGGCCGTCCCGGGCAGTACATCGGCAAGGTGGACGATGGGTCTCCGGCGGAGGCTGCGGGTCTGCGTCAAGGTGACCGCATCATCGAGGTCAACGGAACGAACATCACCAACGAGACACACAAGAAGGTGGTAGAATTGATTAAGGGAATTCCAAATGAGACTAGACTGTTGGTGATCGATCCACGGGCGGATGCGAACGAGCTGAAGGCTGCGGCCGCGGCTGCCAGAAGCAAAAACGGCGGAGTGGATGTGAATGATAACAGCAAACAAATGGAGAAAATGGCTAACCGAAAAGATAGCTTGAACGAAAAACCGACCGCGGATTCCAATCAGAATAAACATGACGTCAACGGCAGCAGCGGTGCCAATGAAGATGCCAATAACAAGAAAAACGCCAGCGCAAATAACAACGTCGACACGAGTGCTAATAAAATGATGATGACAAACGGCGATACTAAGAAACAGTCGGTGGAAAAGATTATCGAGGACACAAAAGCCTTGTCGATGGCGACGAcgaaggcagcagcagcagcggaaacGAACGGCAAATCGATGGCGAGCACCAACGGAAGTAATGGAAGCAGCGACGGAAGTGCCGTCGCCAATTCCACCGTCACCAAGGATGGCCCCAAGCTGAACCTCAATATGACCGCCGCCGAGCTACGTGCCCAGCTGGCAGCCAGGAAGAAGTACGACCCAAAGAACGACGTGTGTGACTTGCGCAAAAAGTACGAAATTATTCAGAAAATGTGA